The genomic segment AGGGGCCTGATGTCACTCGCTAATTCAAGATTTTAAAGTGTCAACCGCAGATCACAGATCTGCGCTTTCAGTTCGAAAGTCGGGTGGGCAGCAATATTAACTGGGCTTTCGGATGGCGACTGCTGTCAGAAGGGAAAGCAGTGCGAGTACAGTGGTAATTCCTGATGTGGCCAGAAGGGCTCACATGGCGTTTTGGCTTTAAAACTCCCTAGATCACTTATTCCTAAATGGATTACTTTTAGCCGCTCGCGCATGGAACATCCGCCAATCCACAGCAGACTGAACCCCCCTCGCCGTCGACGCACTGCGGCGTCGAGACTGTAATATTGACCATGATAGCTCTGTCAGTCTTTGCCAGCAAGGGTTCCGCATCCACACCGAACGAGAAGCAAAAGTGTACTAAAGAGGCATAGAGTGGCAAGGTTTTGGCGTAATTTCATGTCTGATCAAAATGACGAGATGCAACGCAGCTGCCACGAAATGTGGCAATCCCGCTAACATTTTTCCATTACATGCAGACATCCCCTGCAAGCACGCAGCATGTCGCTTCACCAACGTTGGTCACATGAGACAGAATAGCaacttttttctcgaaaaTCACTCAGACGTAGCTTGCTTAAAACATCTGCGTGCGATCCTTCTAATGTTGGGTCCCGAGGAACCAAAAAACATGGCCGCCCCTTTCAGCGCGGTCTCTAAGTCTGAGCACGCGGCgcctgaagagaaggaaagaaacgcattTCATGCAAGACTGTGAGTGTTTCGCTTCCGCTTTACGGAGTTGAACTGTCTTCGGAGTCGTTTGGCAACGATGCTTCTGGCATTTACCTATCCCCCAGGGTACTGAAGAGGGGAAACGCGGAGAGCTGAAGTTCTCAAAGTCCCCACTCACAGTCATTTGCCACTTAGGACCGCAGCTTCACTCTCAGAGGGCTGAGAGGCATCTGATGCTACATTGGTTCGGTCCTTTattctgcagagaagagtcTGCTTATCATTCCTTCCGTACATCCGTCGATGCGGGGAGAGGGGGACTGAAAGAAACTGTTTCTTGTTACAAGGCTCTCCGTTGCGAGGCGCTTCCCCGCGCACCCTGAAATTCTCTTCTGAAGCTCGCCCGCAGCTTTTTCTACTAGTTTAACAAAAAAATGTTTACTGGGTGCCCTCAACAGCCAGGCTAGCCGTGTGCCCCCATGAAAAGTGGGAATGCAATTGCCGACTCGGTGCGCATGCACGTCGAGCTTTCTCCGCCATGGAGAGAGATCCCGCAAGACAGTCGCTGAACAAGACAAGACATGATCGCGTGCATGTTGCGGACCTGGTACCAAGTCTTTTGGAGTCGTTTTGGTCTGCTTGGTTCAGGAACAAGGACAGAAGAGTTTCAGTAAATATGACATGGAGCTACCGGTGGCTTTACACGCGCAAAGATAGTACGCAAACCAACAGTAGGTTGTATCGTGACTCCGGTGTGGATGCCGGAACCGACGGCCGCCTCATAGCGTCTGCGCGTTTTTGTTTGAGTCACTCTGGGAAAAATTCACTTTCTTTTTcactcttccttcgtctccacttAATTTTCTTGGCAAAGGCTCGCTGGATTTCGTGCAATTTCGTCAGAGCTCTTTGTAGCAGAGGCAGCAGTCGCCGCCTTGCAAGCGAGAGGTGTAGGCGCTACAAAGCGTCGGTTGCAAGCAGAGATTCCCTCGTCTTTTTGTGGCGGCAGAGATGTTGTCCATTCTGAAGAATGATCTGGTCACAACGGCTAGCAAAAAAGGCGTCCTGATTCGAAAGGCGGAGCTCGACTGGTTCACGCGAAACTACTGGATCATTGCCACGCAAGCCACGGTGGTGGCCGGCTTCTCATTCCACCAGCTTTCATGTCCTCCGCCAGAAGAAGCCACTGCACTGTCGGCTTTGTTCCACATTACCCTGACAAGTCTCAGCTTTATTCTGGCTCTCTACGTCATCGTCAACTGTACCTTCTCCTGCATTCTGGCTCCCGGTAATGCGCCGTTCCTCTTTGAGTCCAGGAGGTCTCCTCCTTTCAATAGACAATTGCAAATGCCCGATCCGACTCGCACCTTCCCTGTGGGCCAACAGCGGGATTTGACTATGGTTTAGGGCTATTTAGGGAGTCCCGGCTAAAAAAGCATTTTTGCCAGTAGCGGACACGCTTGTCGCAAATGCCGCACATACGCAATAAGTTTCGTTTTCACAACTACTTCGACCTGTCTTGTCATTGTCTGATCTGTCTTGCAGGTCTTGCCTTGAGAGGGGCAGGCGGCTTTGAGTCCATGCAAAACGCAATCCGCTACCTGCGGAAGCAACAAGATCGCATTCTGTGGTGCTTCATGATTTCGCTCGCTTGCTTTGTTTTGGCAAGTTTCATGATTGTACATGTCTTCGGCCGCCGCCAAAAGCTTGCGGTGCGGATCGAGAGTGTGCTACTTTTTGTTGCGCTCGCTATCGCCTTCATGGCAGCTCGAGCTATCATGCTTTTCCAGCATGGCAGGTACGTCCCGAAAATGCTAATGCAGCGTGCGGTTCTGCAGTCAGGAAGACAAGTGGCTTTGTTGCTGGCGCAAGCAATCGTGCTTCATCGTGTTCATCAATTGACAGGCTGCACAGCTTAGGATCATGTTCGATCCATTACGCGGGAAACAACCGAGCGCAGACATCTTTCGTTAGCCATGATTTGAGGTTCAAAGAGTGTGTGACCGTACAAATAAGCAAAGCAGCAGGTTCATTCTTCCAAAGGGGGAATACATGATCTGTTGCTAGAGTCATTTTGGACTATGAAACTTGCCCTATTGCGTTTCTACAATCTTGGCGTTTCAACATGGAACCAGCTCTTATCGAAGGCGCAACAGCGCCCGAACAGCAGCGCGTTCTCCATTACGACCACGCACGGCACCTGCTTTGGTGAATGGTTCTCCGCCTGTGATATGGATTCTCTGTGCAGCGCGGCAAGGAGTGGCGTCAATACAATTGAGGAACACTATGGAAAGGTCGGGGATATTGATGCGATGATTGGTCGTCGTTTCTAAGCACTTTGTGATATCGAGCTACCTATAAAACGACCTGATGTGTGCCTACGCCGCAGGTGGCACTCTGCTGAGGGAGTCCCTCGTTTTG from the Toxoplasma gondii ME49 chromosome IX, whole genome shotgun sequence genome contains:
- a CDS encoding hypothetical protein (encoded by transcript TGME49_210412~Predicted trans-membrane domain (TMHMM2.0):30-50:59-82:118-141:150-173), producing MLSILKNDLVTTASKKGVLIRKAELDWFTRNYWIIATQATVVAGFSFHQLSCPPPEEATALSALFHITLTSLSFILALYVIVNCTFSCILAPGLALRGAGGFESMQNAIRYLRKQQDRILWCFMISLACFVLASFMIVHVFGRRQKLAVRIESVLLFVALAIAFMAARAIMLFQHGSAARSGVNTIEEHYGKVGDIDAMIGRRF